The following are encoded in a window of Methylicorpusculum oleiharenae genomic DNA:
- a CDS encoding efflux RND transporter periplasmic adaptor subunit: MSRLPAVNIFKPLCLIAATTLGLITIPGFASPKADLQAPTEINRRADVEIETEQQALSGIQTLTLEPESFLPEIAVYGNALSLQPLLDLRNRYLSALAETQNSRARLQLTQKAMARTRHLHDSGVAAKRALEEQQALFQSEQALSQNAQWTAQGIRNEAIMNWGEKLSGLFIQQDSLAVTPYLNGQQALLLITFPSATQLNPAGQKLTVSPSGERDQAQSAEWIAKAPQLDGLTQGESHFFTTRHPGIRPGARVAAWLPKQQEALSGVIIPRTALIWHLGQAFVYIKTGPEHFNRRAIQTFDEAQNGYFITQGLATGEEIVITGAQMLLSEEFKAQIPDEDDDD, encoded by the coding sequence ATGTCCAGATTGCCTGCCGTCAACATCTTTAAGCCGCTTTGTTTGATTGCCGCCACAACGCTTGGCCTGATTACCATTCCAGGCTTTGCCAGCCCAAAAGCTGACTTGCAAGCACCAACGGAGATAAACCGGCGCGCTGACGTTGAGATAGAAACAGAACAACAAGCCTTGTCAGGCATCCAAACATTGACATTAGAACCCGAAAGCTTTCTACCTGAAATAGCTGTTTACGGCAATGCACTGAGTCTGCAGCCCTTACTGGACCTTAGGAACCGTTATTTAAGCGCGCTGGCAGAAACACAAAACAGCCGGGCCCGTTTGCAATTGACCCAAAAAGCCATGGCCCGGACACGCCACTTGCATGACAGCGGCGTCGCTGCAAAACGCGCACTGGAAGAACAACAGGCGCTGTTTCAATCGGAACAGGCCTTGTCTCAAAATGCGCAATGGACCGCTCAAGGTATTCGAAACGAAGCCATCATGAATTGGGGAGAGAAACTGAGCGGTTTGTTTATACAACAAGACAGCCTTGCCGTGACACCTTATTTAAACGGACAGCAAGCATTGTTACTTATCACCTTCCCCAGCGCCACCCAGCTAAATCCGGCTGGTCAAAAATTGACCGTAAGCCCTTCCGGTGAGAGAGATCAGGCACAAAGCGCCGAATGGATCGCAAAAGCACCGCAGCTTGACGGACTGACTCAAGGCGAAAGTCATTTTTTTACAACTCGGCATCCCGGCATTCGACCCGGCGCCCGCGTTGCTGCATGGCTACCGAAACAACAAGAAGCACTTTCCGGTGTCATCATACCCCGCACGGCTTTGATCTGGCATCTTGGGCAAGCGTTTGTTTACATCAAAACCGGCCCGGAACACTTTAATCGCCGCGCCATCCAAACGTTCGATGAAGCCCAGAACGGCTATTTCATCACCCAAGGACTTGCCACAGGAGAAGAGATAGTCATCACCGGAGCTCAAATGCTGCTATCAGAGGAATTTAAAGCCCAAATTCCTGATGAAGACGATGATGACTAG
- the gcvH gene encoding glycine cleavage system protein GcvH — protein MNELPDNLKYAKTHEWAKLEDDNLVRVGITDFAQAELGDLVFIELPKIGRQVKTGEQCSVVESVKTASDLYSPVSGEVVSVNELLNDAPEQVNDDAYTSWLFCIKADNPSELDALMDADAYREMIEG, from the coding sequence ATGAACGAATTACCCGATAATTTAAAATATGCAAAAACCCATGAATGGGCAAAACTGGAAGACGATAATCTAGTGCGTGTCGGCATTACCGATTTTGCCCAGGCTGAACTGGGTGATCTGGTTTTTATCGAGTTGCCTAAAATTGGGCGGCAAGTAAAAACAGGTGAACAATGTTCGGTTGTTGAGTCGGTAAAGACCGCATCGGATTTATACAGTCCCGTTTCGGGTGAGGTCGTGTCTGTTAACGAGCTATTAAACGACGCACCTGAACAGGTGAATGATGACGCCTATACTTCCTGGTTGTTTTGCATCAAAGCAGATAATCCTTCCGAACTTGACGCATTGATGGATGCCGATGCCTATCGGGAAATGATTGAAGGTTGA
- a CDS encoding diacylglycerol kinase, with product MANQNAKGIKRIFNAVFFSIAGFKATWSHEEAFRQEVLLFVVTTPVALWLGQTATDKLLLIGSMVLVLVVELLNSAVEAVVDRVGLDHHELSGRAKDIGSAAVMLSLLWAAVTWGVILL from the coding sequence ATGGCAAATCAAAACGCAAAAGGCATAAAACGCATTTTTAATGCAGTGTTCTTTTCAATCGCGGGTTTTAAGGCAACCTGGTCGCATGAAGAAGCGTTCAGGCAGGAAGTGCTCCTGTTTGTTGTTACGACGCCCGTGGCTCTGTGGTTGGGTCAAACGGCTACAGACAAGCTTTTGCTGATCGGCAGTATGGTCCTGGTCTTGGTGGTTGAATTATTGAATTCGGCGGTGGAAGCGGTTGTCGATCGCGTCGGGCTGGATCATCACGAGTTGTCCGGCAGAGCGAAGGATATAGGATCCGCTGCAGTAATGCTGTCTTTGCTCTGGGCAGCTGTGACCTGGGGCGTGATATTATTGTAA
- a CDS encoding carbohydrate kinase family protein, which yields MSALICGSMAYDTIMVFHDKFKNHILPDKVHILNVSFLVPVMRREYGGCAGNIAYNLKLLGEDPYIMATVGHDFEPYAQWLCQCGISRDHIRILDDNYTGQAYITTDEDDNQITAFHPGAMNMSHLNEVPTDLPISIGIVSPDGKEGMQRHAEQFVEQGIPFIFDPGQGMPMFNGEELIHLLDQATWVTLNDYESELMQERTGLSLEEMAEKVDALIVTLGANGSKIYTQDECIEIPAAKPKSINDPTGCGDAFRAGLLYGLINELSWPVTGRIASLLGAIKIEHHGTQNHGFLMESFKARYKENFGSSF from the coding sequence ATGAGTGCATTGATCTGTGGTTCTATGGCTTACGATACCATCATGGTATTTCATGATAAATTTAAAAATCATATTTTGCCTGACAAGGTCCACATTCTGAATGTATCTTTTTTGGTGCCGGTGATGCGCCGGGAATATGGTGGATGTGCCGGTAATATAGCCTACAACCTTAAATTGCTGGGCGAAGATCCTTACATCATGGCGACGGTCGGGCATGATTTTGAGCCTTATGCGCAGTGGTTATGCCAATGCGGCATCTCCAGAGACCATATCCGTATACTCGACGACAACTATACGGGGCAGGCCTATATCACAACCGATGAAGATGATAATCAGATTACTGCATTCCATCCCGGTGCCATGAATATGTCACACCTGAATGAAGTGCCTACCGATCTTCCTATCAGTATTGGTATCGTCTCTCCTGATGGTAAAGAAGGCATGCAGCGGCACGCCGAGCAATTTGTAGAGCAGGGTATTCCGTTTATTTTTGATCCGGGTCAAGGCATGCCCATGTTCAATGGCGAGGAATTAATTCATTTACTTGATCAGGCCACTTGGGTGACCTTGAATGACTATGAATCTGAACTCATGCAGGAAAGAACCGGGCTGAGCCTGGAAGAAATGGCCGAAAAGGTCGATGCGTTGATTGTCACTTTGGGTGCAAACGGTTCAAAAATTTACACCCAGGACGAATGCATTGAAATACCAGCCGCTAAACCAAAATCGATCAATGATCCAACGGGTTGCGGTGACGCATTTAGAGCGGGATTGTTATACGGTTTGATTAACGAACTGAGCTGGCCGGTTACCGGTCGCATTGCCTCTTTGCTGGGCGCTATCAAAATAGAACACCACGGCACTCAGAATCATGGCTTTTTAATGGAAAGCTTCAAAGCGCGCTATAAAGAGAATTTCGGCTCCTCTTTTTAA
- the mazG gene encoding nucleoside triphosphate pyrophosphohydrolase, giving the protein MLQHTQKLLEIMARLRSPDGGCAWDIQQDFYSLIPFTIEEAYEVADAIERSDWDDLRLELGDLLLQVAFHAQIAEEQGLFTFEHVAQGICEKLIRRHPHVFGDTQYHDDDQRKNAWEDAKLEERKSKNRSALPDSVLDGVPGNLPALVQCEKIQNRAAGQGFDWPEVLPVFDKVMEELEEVREAWESGDQVHIQEEVGDLLLVAVNLARHLKVNPEIALRESTKKFSSRFQYIEQQVLASGRGMRDCELAELDELWNEAKRLLKGQKE; this is encoded by the coding sequence ATGCTCCAGCATACCCAAAAATTGCTCGAAATCATGGCGCGCCTGCGTTCTCCGGACGGAGGCTGCGCCTGGGATATCCAGCAGGACTTCTACAGTTTAATTCCTTTTACGATTGAAGAAGCCTATGAAGTGGCTGATGCGATTGAGCGCAGCGACTGGGATGATTTGCGGCTGGAATTGGGTGATTTGCTGTTGCAGGTTGCTTTTCATGCGCAGATTGCTGAGGAACAAGGCCTGTTTACTTTCGAGCATGTCGCGCAAGGCATCTGCGAGAAACTGATTCGACGCCATCCTCATGTGTTTGGTGATACCCAGTATCATGACGATGACCAGCGAAAAAATGCCTGGGAAGACGCTAAGCTCGAAGAGCGAAAAAGTAAAAATCGCAGCGCCTTACCTGACAGTGTTTTGGACGGCGTTCCCGGCAATCTTCCGGCGTTGGTGCAATGCGAAAAAATTCAGAATCGTGCCGCAGGCCAGGGTTTTGATTGGCCCGAGGTGTTGCCGGTATTCGATAAAGTCATGGAAGAACTGGAAGAAGTCAGGGAAGCCTGGGAATCCGGCGATCAGGTTCATATTCAGGAAGAAGTTGGCGATTTATTACTCGTAGCCGTCAATCTGGCCCGTCATCTTAAAGTCAATCCTGAAATTGCATTGCGGGAAAGCACCAAGAAATTCTCCAGCCGTTTTCAATACATAGAGCAGCAAGTGCTGGCTTCCGGTCGCGGGATGCGGGACTGCGAACTCGCAGAGCTGGATGAACTGTGGAATGAAGCCAAGCGGTTACTCAAAGGGCAGAAAGAGTAA
- a CDS encoding porin codes for MKLTKMKLAIISVLGFSLSTSALAIDLYMDSETKQLFAEDGPGRVKLGTFEKVEDKTKQNEEIAEIRNDLKNKEQEFKELEEHVVAVREANAKNDEKWFNKINLRGYTQLRYNQKLTGDRTAGEPELRSNEGDKSIKDNSNFSFRRVRLVFSGDINEYVSLYIQPDFATSTGGSQNFAQLRDAYADLAFDKTHEYRIRAGQSKVPFGWENLQSSQNRLSLDRADALNSAVPSERDLGLFAYWSPTHVQKLWKDLSLKGLKTSGDYGVLGFGVYNGQGLNRDETNDDLYMVAHATYPIELDFLGSVFEGQVVEVGADAMSGKFNVSPVDYRTFDGISNKKPSADDKGNSEDRAAIHAILFPQPFGLQAEWNWGKGPTLNVTDNVIERKSLRGGYVQAMYKIDKILGSQGTLIPFVKWQHYDGPHKGAANAAYTHVEEIDFGFEWQMMKALELVMTYTMMDRTNTVVSTSSSSDYLGQASGDLIRTQLQWNY; via the coding sequence ATGAAACTTACAAAAATGAAGTTGGCGATCATTTCAGTTCTGGGCTTCAGCCTTTCGACCAGTGCTTTAGCAATAGATCTTTATATGGACAGCGAAACCAAGCAGCTTTTTGCCGAAGACGGTCCTGGACGGGTTAAATTGGGCACGTTTGAAAAAGTAGAGGACAAAACCAAGCAAAATGAGGAAATTGCCGAGATTCGTAATGATCTGAAAAATAAGGAGCAAGAGTTTAAAGAATTGGAAGAGCACGTAGTCGCAGTCAGAGAAGCGAATGCTAAAAATGACGAAAAATGGTTTAACAAAATCAATCTAAGAGGCTATACCCAGCTTCGTTATAACCAAAAACTGACCGGTGACCGCACCGCAGGCGAGCCTGAGTTGCGTTCTAACGAAGGCGACAAATCGATCAAGGACAACAGCAATTTCTCGTTCCGGCGGGTTCGTTTGGTGTTCTCGGGCGACATCAACGAATATGTATCGCTGTATATACAACCGGATTTTGCGACTTCAACCGGTGGCAGTCAAAATTTTGCGCAGTTGCGTGACGCCTATGCTGACTTAGCCTTTGATAAAACGCATGAATACCGTATCCGTGCAGGTCAATCCAAAGTTCCGTTTGGCTGGGAAAACCTGCAGTCATCACAAAACAGGTTGTCCCTTGACCGGGCCGATGCGCTTAACAGTGCGGTACCCAGTGAGCGTGATTTAGGCTTGTTCGCCTACTGGTCTCCGACTCATGTGCAAAAGCTGTGGAAAGATTTAAGTCTGAAAGGTCTGAAAACGTCGGGTGACTATGGCGTATTAGGCTTCGGTGTCTATAACGGTCAAGGACTTAACAGAGATGAAACCAACGATGATCTGTACATGGTTGCCCATGCAACGTACCCGATCGAACTGGACTTTTTAGGTTCTGTATTTGAGGGACAGGTCGTGGAGGTTGGCGCGGATGCGATGTCTGGTAAATTCAATGTCTCTCCAGTCGATTACAGGACTTTCGACGGAATATCTAATAAAAAACCCTCTGCAGATGATAAAGGCAATAGCGAAGATAGAGCGGCGATTCATGCCATTTTGTTTCCACAGCCCTTTGGCTTACAGGCTGAATGGAACTGGGGTAAAGGCCCTACACTTAACGTAACTGACAACGTCATCGAGAGAAAATCCCTCAGAGGCGGCTATGTGCAAGCCATGTATAAAATCGATAAGATTCTGGGCTCACAAGGCACCTTAATTCCGTTCGTGAAATGGCAACATTACGACGGCCCGCATAAAGGTGCAGCAAATGCCGCTTATACGCATGTTGAAGAAATTGATTTTGGCTTTGAATGGCAAATGATGAAAGCGCTGGAACTGGTCATGACCTATACGATGATGGACAGAACCAATACCGTCGTAAGCACAAGCTCCTCTAGCGATTATCTGGGCCAAGCCTCAGGCGACCTGATCCGCACCCAGTTGCAATGGAACTATTAA
- a CDS encoding DUF2452 domain-containing protein, with amino-acid sequence MAKKVRSPNPQGKGLCSVIDRLNDLQQHVNAPPKPITQIASELFTSLFILESRIRFKPVLDRKYWLYRKGDNYHLSLISPKEWHQSLSGHYIGECRLHPDLTWSLALSEETQNNRLLMEEIHFRRQAFDKKLKSAEQLNETLPVFVNDFSYHSRVLASALAFSLASSMRQTDILGLSFDQALKLECGPITKTHDDV; translated from the coding sequence ATGGCCAAAAAAGTTAGATCGCCCAATCCCCAAGGCAAAGGTTTGTGTTCTGTAATCGACCGTTTGAACGATCTGCAGCAACACGTTAACGCGCCGCCAAAACCCATTACCCAGATAGCGTCGGAACTGTTTACCTCGCTTTTCATTCTGGAAAGCCGCATTCGCTTCAAACCGGTGCTGGACAGGAAATATTGGCTTTATAGAAAAGGTGATAACTACCACCTTTCATTGATTAGTCCAAAGGAATGGCATCAATCGCTTTCGGGCCATTATATCGGAGAATGCAGGCTTCACCCTGACTTAACCTGGTCTCTGGCACTGTCGGAAGAAACACAAAATAATCGTTTATTGATGGAAGAGATACATTTTCGCCGTCAGGCATTCGATAAAAAACTCAAATCCGCCGAACAACTCAATGAAACACTGCCCGTTTTTGTTAACGATTTCTCCTATCATTCCAGAGTTCTGGCGTCTGCATTAGCTTTTTCTCTGGCGTCGTCAATGAGACAAACCGATATTCTGGGTCTCAGCTTTGATCAGGCTCTCAAATTAGAATGCGGTCCGATCACCAAAACTCATGACGACGTTTAA
- the dnaB gene encoding replicative DNA helicase — MSEDYTYDRDYEMEALKVSPHSIQAEQSVLGGLMLDNQTWDSIADKVVESDFYRKDHRLIFKTIEQLAEKQEPFDVITLSESLSAIGELTTVGGLAYLGTLAKDTPSAANIVAYAKIVRDKAILRQLIHVGTDISNSAFNTEGRDTAELLENAERQVFHIAEQRQRGQGGFTAIKSLLAQAVDKIELLYEQEGSITGASTGFSDFDEMTSGLQPSDLIIVAGRPSMGKTTIAMNMAENVAIKGDKPVAVFSMEMPGDSLAMRMMSSLGRIDQHKVRTGKLDDDEWPRLTSAINMLAETKLFIDDTPALTPTEVRSRARRLMREHGQLGLIVLDYLQLMQSPASGENRVQQISDISRSLKALAKELNVPVIALSQLNRNLEQRPNKRPVMSDLRESGGIEQDADVIVFVYRDEVYNPDSPDKGVAEIIIGKQRNGPIGTVRLTFLGQYTRFENFAGHSYSDNDYE; from the coding sequence ATGTCTGAAGACTATACCTACGATCGTGATTATGAGATGGAGGCACTGAAAGTCTCGCCTCATTCTATACAGGCCGAACAATCAGTGCTGGGCGGCTTGATGCTGGATAATCAGACCTGGGATTCCATTGCTGACAAAGTAGTTGAAAGCGATTTTTATCGTAAGGACCATCGCCTGATTTTTAAGACGATAGAGCAGCTTGCTGAAAAGCAGGAGCCTTTTGATGTCATCACGCTATCCGAATCCTTGTCAGCAATTGGCGAGTTAACAACGGTCGGCGGATTGGCTTATCTCGGGACGCTGGCCAAAGACACGCCCAGTGCTGCCAATATTGTCGCATATGCCAAAATTGTCAGGGACAAAGCGATACTCCGGCAGTTGATTCATGTCGGTACCGATATTTCCAATTCCGCTTTTAATACCGAAGGCCGGGATACGGCGGAATTGCTGGAGAATGCCGAACGGCAGGTGTTTCACATTGCCGAGCAGCGGCAGCGCGGACAAGGTGGTTTTACCGCAATTAAGTCATTATTGGCGCAAGCAGTCGATAAAATTGAACTGCTTTACGAGCAGGAGGGCTCAATCACCGGTGCCAGCACGGGATTTAGCGATTTTGATGAAATGACTTCAGGTCTGCAGCCCTCTGATCTGATTATCGTAGCAGGGCGGCCGTCGATGGGGAAAACTACCATTGCCATGAACATGGCTGAAAACGTTGCGATCAAAGGGGATAAACCGGTCGCAGTTTTCAGTATGGAAATGCCGGGTGACTCATTGGCCATGCGGATGATGTCGTCGTTAGGCCGTATTGATCAGCATAAGGTCAGGACGGGTAAGCTGGATGATGATGAATGGCCGCGTCTGACCTCGGCGATTAATATGCTGGCGGAAACCAAATTGTTTATCGATGATACGCCCGCACTGACGCCGACTGAAGTACGTTCAAGAGCTCGGCGCTTAATGCGTGAACACGGTCAGTTGGGTCTTATCGTGCTGGATTATCTGCAATTGATGCAATCGCCTGCCAGCGGTGAAAATCGCGTGCAACAAATTTCCGATATATCGCGAAGCCTCAAGGCTCTGGCCAAGGAACTGAACGTGCCGGTCATTGCCTTGTCACAGCTGAACCGGAATCTGGAACAACGTCCCAATAAACGCCCGGTGATGTCGGATCTTCGAGAATCAGGCGGTATCGAGCAGGATGCCGACGTCATTGTTTTCGTTTACCGGGATGAAGTCTACAATCCCGACTCGCCCGATAAAGGTGTTGCCGAGATTATTATCGGTAAACAAAGAAACGGTCCAATTGGAACGGTCAGGCTCACCTTTTTGGGACAGTACACGCGCTTTGAGAATTTTGCAGGGCACAGCTACAGTGACAATGACTACGAATAA
- the alr gene encoding alanine racemase, producing MTPTAYAVINLDAVEHNLMKVHHFAPHAKIMAVIKANAYGHGMLRIAQALKPVDGFAVARVHEGIRLRQAGIQQRIAVLEGFTCEEELDSLIRFNLDAVVHSLGQVDIFEKKQAHEQIAIWIKVDSGMNRLGFKPNEIKVVYQRLLQCPVIKQPFNFMTHLANADDLSDGMTMAQIRLFNDAVADFPGPRSVANSAGIIGWKASLADWVRPGVMLYGVSPFADNTGEELGLKPIMELHSRLIAVKPILKGDTVGYGGTWLCERATMMGVVAIGYGDGYPRYAKSGTPVLVNGQRVPLIGRVSMDMITVDLASQPDAKPGDPVTLWGRGLAVEEIALCADTIPYTLLCGITQRVEIIEGWVSVPPTPV from the coding sequence ATGACGCCTACCGCTTATGCCGTTATCAATCTTGATGCGGTCGAACATAACCTAATGAAAGTTCATCACTTTGCCCCGCATGCCAAAATCATGGCGGTGATCAAGGCGAATGCTTATGGCCATGGCATGTTACGCATTGCTCAGGCTCTCAAGCCTGTGGATGGATTTGCCGTCGCCAGAGTCCATGAGGGAATTCGATTGAGACAGGCGGGTATACAGCAACGCATCGCTGTTTTGGAAGGATTTACCTGTGAAGAAGAATTGGACAGTCTGATCCGTTTCAATCTGGATGCTGTCGTACATTCTTTGGGGCAGGTTGACATTTTTGAAAAAAAGCAGGCGCATGAACAAATCGCTATCTGGATAAAAGTCGATTCGGGCATGAACCGGCTGGGATTTAAGCCCAACGAAATCAAAGTCGTCTATCAGCGTTTATTACAGTGCCCCGTAATCAAGCAACCATTCAATTTCATGACGCACTTGGCTAACGCCGATGATTTGTCAGATGGTATGACAATGGCGCAAATCAGACTTTTTAACGACGCAGTGGCAGACTTTCCTGGCCCACGAAGTGTTGCCAATTCGGCCGGTATCATCGGTTGGAAGGCCTCGTTGGCCGATTGGGTCAGACCCGGCGTTATGTTATACGGCGTTTCACCTTTTGCCGATAACACGGGTGAAGAGCTTGGGCTTAAACCCATCATGGAACTGCACTCAAGACTGATTGCGGTAAAACCCATTTTAAAAGGCGATACCGTAGGTTATGGCGGCACTTGGCTGTGCGAGCGTGCGACGATGATGGGGGTGGTGGCCATTGGTTACGGAGACGGTTATCCCCGCTACGCCAAATCAGGAACGCCGGTTTTGGTTAACGGTCAACGCGTGCCGCTGATTGGCAGGGTTTCAATGGACATGATTACGGTTGATTTAGCGAGTCAACCTGACGCAAAGCCGGGGGATCCGGTCACGCTCTGGGGTAGGGGGTTGGCTGTGGAAGAAATAGCCCTGTGCGCGGATACCATTCCGTACACCTTACTTTGTGGAATTACCCAGCGAGTTGAGATAATCGAAGGTTGGGTTTCAGTGCCGCCGACGCCTGTCTAG
- a CDS encoding DNA-binding response regulator — MTDILLIDKSQICRVLADKEGLSISVSDNDIIGLNSAIALKPSVILLDYHLRKQQTPEYISLLVKGCFTSKIVLIADQLEEFDLMDCLIAGAHGYASIEMLDRQFSKLIAAIMAGEAWISRRMVGKVLDRLRETLVSQNIKAV; from the coding sequence ATGACTGATATTTTACTGATCGATAAAAGCCAGATATGCCGGGTGCTGGCGGATAAAGAAGGCTTGTCCATTTCTGTAAGTGATAATGACATTATCGGACTTAACTCGGCCATAGCGTTAAAACCTTCGGTTATTTTGCTGGACTATCATCTAAGGAAACAGCAAACACCTGAATACATCAGTCTTTTAGTAAAGGGATGTTTCACCAGTAAAATTGTGCTGATTGCGGATCAACTGGAAGAATTCGATTTGATGGATTGTTTGATTGCCGGTGCTCACGGCTATGCCAGCATAGAAATGCTGGATAGACAATTCAGTAAACTGATTGCCGCGATAATGGCAGGTGAAGCCTGGATTTCCCGTCGTATGGTCGGAAAAGTGCTGGATAGATTGAGAGAGACGCTGGTTAGTCAGAATATAAAAGCCGTTTAG
- a CDS encoding C-type lectin-like domain-containing protein, which yields MAHFSRIALAFSLSMASFSSHAIVFNPGNGHYYQMVDFTSDWKLDWNEAKAYAEGLNHEGRTGHLATITSQQEDDFVWGNGGEGRFLGGFDISSQDTSGNWVHNAWQWVTGETFTFTNWITGEPSHWQDGSELTPNNEDYLMYWWTKEGLTGRWNDTNLDSSWLDGSTIAYTTRGFVVEFSESSITSVPLPGAFWLFASGLLFIGSSLKKRSKS from the coding sequence ATGGCACACTTTTCTCGCATAGCTTTAGCTTTTTCGCTATCTATGGCATCGTTTTCTTCTCACGCAATCGTTTTTAATCCCGGCAACGGACATTACTATCAAATGGTTGATTTTACCAGCGACTGGAAATTGGATTGGAATGAAGCGAAAGCCTATGCCGAAGGCTTGAACCATGAAGGCAGAACAGGTCATTTAGCTACCATTACGAGCCAACAGGAAGATGATTTTGTTTGGGGAAATGGGGGTGAAGGTCGTTTTTTAGGTGGCTTTGATATCAGCTCTCAAGATACTTCCGGTAATTGGGTTCATAATGCATGGCAGTGGGTAACCGGAGAAACATTCACATTTACAAATTGGATAACTGGCGAGCCTAGTCATTGGCAGGATGGCTCGGAACTGACCCCTAATAACGAAGACTATCTGATGTACTGGTGGACTAAAGAAGGGCTTACAGGAAGATGGAACGACACTAATTTGGATTCATCCTGGCTAGACGGCAGCACTATTGCCTATACAACCCGAGGTTTCGTTGTAGAGTTTTCAGAAAGCAGCATAACTTCCGTTCCATTACCAGGTGCCTTTTGGCTATTTGCAAGCGGGCTATTATTTATTGGCTCGTCTTTAAAAAAGCGTTCAAAATCATAG
- the pgaD gene encoding poly-beta-1,6-N-acetyl-D-glucosamine biosynthesis protein PgaD — translation MRPLIIDSPNLQSLKQKYLSTLLTFVFWVIWLYLWMPLITLIGWWTGIDLFYVHMIKLNGNQLLYQDLFFFLKGISLLGSTLAIWALYNYFRFRKVDRRTALPPVKNEQLSAFFGIEKDNLHNLQDTKYISVYFDQDGQITETRNNDALAK, via the coding sequence TTGAGACCATTGATCATAGACTCACCGAATTTACAAAGTTTAAAGCAGAAATATTTATCCACATTACTGACTTTTGTTTTCTGGGTAATCTGGCTTTATCTTTGGATGCCGCTAATAACCTTGATAGGATGGTGGACGGGCATTGATCTTTTTTATGTTCACATGATCAAGTTAAATGGCAACCAGTTACTTTACCAAGACTTATTCTTCTTTTTAAAAGGCATTTCTCTGCTGGGCAGTACGCTTGCAATATGGGCTTTATACAACTATTTCCGCTTCAGAAAGGTCGATAGAAGAACGGCTCTACCACCGGTCAAAAATGAACAATTATCTGCATTTTTCGGCATTGAAAAAGACAATCTCCATAATCTGCAAGATACAAAATATATCAGCGTTTATTTTGATCAAGACGGACAAATCACTGAAACCAGAAATAATGATGCCCTCGCTAAGTAA